The proteins below are encoded in one region of bacterium:
- a CDS encoding tetratricopeptide repeat protein: MIDLAMCVALLTAAVTPVELYNQGNKAFAEKDYAGAVASYAQALQGLNAAVLHYNLGNAYFKAGDIGKAVASYRRAHFLAPRDPDINYNLLFARQYRLDRSANAVSPLADLLSSWLHYFSYRESFTAAAILALLCAVAFSLYRSLRKRIFAYLVIPLFIAFMYFGAGFVTWRGERSGMYAIVIAREAHAMSGPGIEYKEILLLHDGTEMQVKDVRGDYLLIQLPGGLGGWVNAQTVEFLYP; the protein is encoded by the coding sequence ATGATCGACTTGGCGATGTGCGTTGCCCTGCTGACCGCGGCTGTGACGCCGGTGGAACTTTACAACCAGGGAAACAAAGCGTTTGCCGAGAAGGACTACGCAGGCGCGGTCGCGTCGTATGCGCAAGCCCTCCAGGGCTTAAATGCTGCGGTCCTGCATTACAACCTTGGGAATGCCTATTTCAAGGCCGGAGACATCGGCAAAGCCGTCGCCAGTTATCGGCGCGCCCATTTTCTAGCGCCCCGTGATCCCGACATCAATTACAACCTGCTGTTCGCCCGACAATACCGGCTGGACCGCTCGGCCAACGCGGTCAGCCCGCTCGCCGATCTGTTGTCCAGCTGGCTGCATTATTTTTCGTATCGTGAATCTTTCACGGCAGCCGCGATCCTAGCCCTTTTGTGCGCGGTCGCCTTTTCCCTCTACCGGTCCTTGCGCAAGAGGATCTTCGCGTACCTGGTAATCCCGCTTTTCATAGCATTCATGTATTTCGGAGCCGGGTTTGTCACGTGGCGCGGCGAGCGATCCGGCATGTATGCCATTGTCATCGCGCGCGAGGCGCACGCTATGAGCGGACCGGGGATCGAATATAAAGAAATCCTATTACTCCACGATGGAACTGAAATGCAGGTCAAAGACGTTCGCGGTGATTACCTTTTGATCCAGCTGCCGGGCGGGTTAGGCGGCTGGGTGAATGCTCAGACAGTCGAGTTCCTGTATCCCTAA
- a CDS encoding IS30 family transposase yields MGAHYQHLSKEERDLITVYKAQGCSLREIGGKLGRDKATISRELQRNAPEIRKWYYLSHKAQERAQGRWGTAHIRARLKSPIIQAYVVQGLKAGLSPELIAGRLPLDHPDVRINHEAIYKYIYATHRELIRYLVRHNKKRRCRGHSRKHQQSHIPNRVAIAVRPAGVAQRERAGDWEADTVISRQSKAALQVLGDRASRLVRIRKIRQTTSAAVRQAISGMLGAYPVDLRHTITYDNGHENVEHEWINQKLGTMSFFCNPYHSWEKGTVENLIGLIRRYLPKRTDLSKMRKDRIMAIENRLNSRPRKCLAYRTPFEVSRQLSCVALTG; encoded by the coding sequence ATGGGAGCACATTACCAGCACTTATCCAAGGAGGAACGGGACTTGATTACGGTTTATAAGGCCCAAGGGTGCTCGTTACGGGAAATTGGGGGGAAATTAGGCCGGGATAAAGCGACCATTTCAAGGGAGCTGCAAAGGAACGCTCCGGAAATCCGTAAGTGGTATTATCTCAGCCATAAGGCGCAGGAGCGAGCGCAAGGCCGTTGGGGCACCGCACATATCCGGGCTCGTCTCAAAAGCCCGATCATCCAAGCTTATGTGGTGCAAGGCCTTAAGGCGGGTTTATCGCCCGAGCTGATCGCTGGCCGCCTGCCACTTGACCATCCGGATGTCCGGATCAACCATGAGGCGATTTACAAGTATATTTATGCCACGCACCGGGAGCTTATTCGGTACCTGGTCCGCCATAACAAGAAACGCCGGTGCCGGGGCCACAGCCGTAAGCACCAGCAGAGCCACATCCCGAACCGCGTCGCCATTGCCGTCCGGCCAGCCGGGGTGGCGCAACGGGAGCGCGCAGGCGACTGGGAGGCGGATACGGTGATCTCCCGCCAGAGTAAAGCGGCCTTACAGGTGCTGGGCGACCGGGCCAGCCGGCTAGTGCGCATCCGCAAGATCCGGCAGACCACGTCCGCCGCTGTCCGCCAGGCGATTTCGGGGATGCTGGGCGCGTATCCGGTTGATCTCCGGCATACCATCACCTATGATAACGGCCATGAAAACGTGGAACATGAATGGATCAACCAAAAGCTGGGCACGATGTCCTTTTTCTGCAATCCGTATCATAGCTGGGAAAAAGGAACGGTCGAGAACCTAATTGGCTTGATCCGGCGGTACTTGCCAAAACGGACGGATTTAAGTAAAATGCGCAAGGATCGGATCATGGCCATCGAAAATCGGCTAAATTCCAGGCCGCGAAAATGCCTGGCTTATCGAACGCCGTTTGAAGTCTCTCGACAGTTATCATGTGTTGCACTTACTGGTTGA